A region of Shewanella psychromarinicola DNA encodes the following proteins:
- the pdhR gene encoding pyruvate dehydrogenase complex transcriptional repressor PdhR, with translation MAYIKINQPKISDVIMEQLERMILEGSLQPGQKLPPERELAVQFEVSRPSLREAIQKLEAKGLLMRRQGGGTYVKEQLWQSLADPIVELMHNDSESQYDLLEFRHATEGMMAYYAALRGNDADMQNIQNRIIELEAATNVEAKAAAIVRFYRAVAEASHNVAMLHLVLSLTPVLHKNVAQNLELLSKSQDASTMANDHRRALLAAIIRRDPDAAREASNEHLSYIEEIMLSVRKEDSRLQRSLRRLKSGA, from the coding sequence ATGGCTTATATTAAGATCAACCAGCCAAAAATTTCTGATGTGATCATGGAACAATTAGAGCGAATGATCCTCGAAGGCAGTTTGCAGCCGGGTCAAAAACTACCTCCTGAACGCGAACTCGCGGTGCAATTTGAAGTGTCTCGTCCTTCATTACGTGAAGCGATTCAAAAATTAGAAGCTAAAGGCTTGCTCATGCGTCGTCAAGGCGGTGGCACCTACGTTAAAGAACAACTTTGGCAAAGTCTTGCCGATCCTATTGTTGAATTAATGCATAACGATTCTGAAAGTCAGTATGACTTACTCGAATTTCGTCACGCCACTGAAGGCATGATGGCGTATTATGCTGCGCTGCGCGGCAATGATGCGGATATGCAAAATATCCAAAATCGCATTATTGAGCTAGAAGCGGCAACTAATGTTGAAGCGAAAGCGGCTGCTATTGTGCGTTTTTATCGCGCAGTTGCTGAGGCGTCACATAATGTTGCCATGCTGCATTTAGTATTGAGTTTAACCCCCGTGCTGCACAAAAATGTGGCACAAAATTTGGAGCTTTTAAGCAAAAGCCAAGACGCTTCCACCATGGCAAATGATCACAGACGCGCGTTACTGGCTGCGATTATACGCCGGGACCCCGACGCCGCGCGCGAAGCTTCGAATGAGCATTTAAGCTATATCGAAGAAATCATGTTGTCGGTAAGAAAAGAAGACAGTCGGTTGCAACGTAGTTTGCGCCGTTTAAAGAGCGGCGCGTAA
- the aceF gene encoding dihydrolipoyllysine-residue acetyltransferase: MAELKEILVPNIDTDAVQVIEICAAVGDFLEKEASIITVESDKATMDIPAPFAGTLAELKIAVGDTVSEGTLIAMMSAADAAPVKAEAPKAEAPVAQAAAPAPVTPVAATPVTAPSAGSSEVIEVKVPDIGGDTDVSIIEVLVAVGDSIDVDTGLITLETDKATMDVPSPKAGVVKSVTVALGDKVSEGSLVITLEVAGSAPVAAAPVESAPQAAAPVAQAAQAPAAQAATTTQVQEIHVPDIGDASDVDIIEVLVSIGDDITLDQGLITLETDKATMEVPAPFAGKLVSLTVKVGDKVSQGSLIATIETTSTAPVAQAAPVQAEPAPAAPAPTIAASRPSTPPVPYHPSAAKPTSTGVAHASPAVRRLAREFGVDLSQVSGTGRKARILKEDVQAFVKYELSRPKASAVTAVAGGAGSLNVIAAPKVDFSKFGEVEEVPLSRIQKLSGPNLHRNWVTIPHVTQFDEADITEMEAFRKQQNELAAKKKADYKITPLVFMMKAVAKALAEFPVFNSSLSSDGESLIQKKYFHIGVAVDTPNGLMVPVVRDVDKKGIVELSRELTDISIRARDGKLKSADMQGSCFTISSLGGIGGTAFTPIVNYPDVAILGVSKSEIKPKWNGKEFQPKLMLPLSLSYDHRVIDGAMAARFSVTLSAILSDIRTLIL; this comes from the coding sequence ATGGCTGAATTAAAAGAAATTTTGGTTCCTAATATCGATACTGACGCCGTACAAGTTATTGAAATTTGTGCTGCAGTGGGTGATTTTCTTGAAAAAGAAGCGTCAATCATCACAGTTGAAAGCGATAAGGCAACCATGGACATTCCAGCACCTTTTGCTGGCACCTTGGCAGAATTAAAGATTGCTGTAGGTGATACTGTGTCTGAAGGCACGTTAATCGCGATGATGAGTGCTGCTGACGCCGCGCCTGTTAAAGCAGAAGCACCTAAAGCAGAAGCGCCAGTTGCCCAAGCTGCGGCTCCTGCACCTGTAACGCCAGTGGCAGCTACTCCAGTAACTGCGCCAAGTGCTGGCAGTTCAGAAGTGATTGAGGTCAAAGTACCTGATATTGGTGGTGACACCGATGTGTCTATTATTGAAGTTCTGGTTGCTGTTGGCGATAGCATTGATGTTGATACGGGTCTGATTACCTTAGAAACCGATAAAGCCACCATGGATGTACCGTCACCTAAAGCAGGTGTGGTTAAATCTGTGACAGTGGCCTTGGGCGACAAAGTGTCTGAAGGTTCATTGGTTATCACGCTAGAAGTGGCCGGTTCTGCGCCTGTTGCAGCAGCACCTGTTGAATCTGCGCCACAAGCAGCTGCACCGGTTGCTCAAGCGGCTCAGGCTCCTGCAGCACAAGCCGCAACGACAACTCAAGTACAAGAAATTCATGTACCTGACATTGGCGACGCTAGTGATGTTGATATTATCGAAGTGTTGGTTTCTATAGGTGATGACATCACTCTAGATCAAGGCTTAATTACCCTTGAAACTGACAAAGCGACCATGGAAGTACCGGCCCCATTTGCCGGTAAGTTAGTGTCGTTAACCGTTAAAGTGGGCGATAAAGTGTCTCAAGGTAGCTTAATTGCTACGATTGAAACCACAAGTACTGCGCCAGTAGCCCAAGCGGCTCCAGTGCAAGCTGAACCTGCACCCGCAGCGCCAGCGCCAACCATAGCGGCAAGTCGTCCATCAACTCCGCCAGTGCCGTATCATCCAAGTGCAGCGAAGCCTACGTCAACAGGTGTAGCACATGCATCACCTGCGGTACGTCGTTTAGCGCGTGAATTTGGTGTTGATTTAAGCCAGGTGTCTGGTACTGGCCGTAAAGCGCGTATTTTGAAAGAAGACGTACAAGCGTTTGTTAAGTACGAGTTGTCACGTCCTAAAGCTTCAGCTGTTACGGCGGTTGCTGGTGGTGCTGGCAGCTTAAACGTGATTGCTGCGCCTAAGGTTGATTTCAGTAAGTTTGGTGAAGTGGAAGAAGTGCCATTAAGCCGGATCCAGAAATTATCGGGTCCTAACTTACATCGCAACTGGGTTACCATTCCACATGTTACCCAGTTTGACGAAGCTGATATCACTGAGATGGAAGCCTTCCGTAAGCAACAAAACGAGCTTGCTGCGAAGAAAAAAGCCGATTACAAGATCACCCCATTGGTGTTCATGATGAAAGCGGTTGCCAAAGCATTGGCTGAGTTCCCTGTGTTTAACTCGAGCTTAAGCAGTGACGGTGAGTCACTTATCCAAAAGAAATATTTCCATATTGGTGTGGCTGTAGATACCCCAAATGGCTTAATGGTTCCTGTGGTTCGTGATGTCGATAAAAAAGGCATTGTAGAATTGTCGCGTGAATTAACCGATATTTCTATCCGCGCTCGTGATGGCAAGTTAAAGTCGGCTGATATGCAAGGTAGCTGTTTTACTATTTCAAGTTTAGGTGGTATTGGCGGTACGGCGTTTACGCCGATTGTTAACTACCCAGACGTGGCGATTTTAGGGGTGTCAAAATCTGAAATTAAGCCAAAGTGGAACGGTAAAGAGTTTCAACCTAAATTAATGTTGCCCTTATCCTTGTCATATGACCATCGCGTTATTGATGGGGCGATGGCTGCACGCTTTAGTGTGACCTTATCTGCAATATTATCAGACATTCGCACATTGATTTTATAA
- the aceE gene encoding pyruvate dehydrogenase (acetyl-transferring), homodimeric type, whose translation MSEDMLQDLDPSETQEWVDALQAVLEQEGSERAHFLLEKLIDKARRNGTHLPYNATTAYLNTIPAGQEPNMPGNQEMERRIRAIIRWNALAMVLRGSKKDLELGGHISSFASSATIYDVCFNHFFRAPNEQDGGDLVYFQGHIAPGIYARSFLEGRITEEQMANFRQEVDGKGLSSYPHPKLMPTYWQFPTVSMGLGPIQAIYQARYLKYLTDRGLKDCSKQTVYCFLGDGECDEPEALGAISLAAREELDNLVFIVNCNLQRLDGPVRGNGKIIQELEGEFRGAGWEVVKVIWGRYWDPLLARDTSGKLLQLMEETVDGEYQNCKAKGGAWTREHFFGKYPETAEMVANMSDDDIWRLNRGGHDPVKVYAALEHAQKTKGRPTVILAKTVKGYGLGDAGEGKNIAHNVKKMGVDSIRHFRDRFNIPIPDDKLEDLPFYHPGPDSEEVKYLKSRREALLGYLPQRREKFTEELEIPSLKIFDSILKGSNGREISSTMAFVRVLTALLKDKKIGKRIVPIIPDEARTFGMEGLFRQVGIYAHEGQKYIPQDSDQVAYYREDKTGQVLQEGINELGAMSSWVAAATSYSVNDMPTIPFYIYYSMFGFQRIGDMAWAAGDMRARGFLVGGTSGRTTLNGEGLQHQDGHSHVLANTIPNCISYDPTYGYEIAVVVQDGIRRMYGENQEDIYYYLTTMNENYVQPEMPAGAEEGIVKGIYKLESVAGSGKGKVQLMGCGTILEEVRNAAQALAKDFGVSVDVFSVTSFNELTRDGQAAERWNMLHPTAEPKQAYVSQVLSSDAPVIAATDYMKIYGEQLRAFVPTDYKVLGTDGFGRSDSRANLRHHFEVDAKFIVIAALKSLVDRNEMPVDVLTKTIAEYGIDADKINPQLA comes from the coding sequence ATGTCTGAAGATATGCTTCAAGATTTAGATCCATCAGAAACCCAAGAGTGGGTTGATGCTCTGCAAGCTGTACTAGAGCAAGAAGGGTCTGAACGAGCACACTTTTTACTCGAAAAATTAATCGATAAAGCGCGTCGTAACGGTACTCACTTACCTTACAATGCAACAACTGCTTACTTAAACACCATTCCTGCAGGCCAAGAGCCAAATATGCCCGGCAACCAAGAAATGGAACGCCGTATTCGGGCGATTATCCGTTGGAATGCCTTGGCGATGGTGTTACGTGGTTCTAAGAAAGATTTAGAGCTTGGTGGCCATATTTCAAGTTTTGCTTCTAGTGCGACGATTTATGATGTGTGTTTTAACCACTTCTTCCGCGCACCTAATGAGCAAGATGGTGGTGACTTGGTGTATTTCCAAGGTCATATCGCACCCGGTATTTATGCGCGTTCATTCCTTGAAGGGCGTATTACTGAAGAACAAATGGCTAATTTTCGTCAAGAAGTCGATGGCAAAGGTCTTTCTTCATACCCGCATCCTAAGTTAATGCCTACTTATTGGCAGTTCCCGACGGTATCGATGGGCCTAGGTCCTATTCAAGCGATTTACCAAGCGCGTTATTTGAAGTATTTAACTGACCGTGGTTTAAAAGATTGCTCTAAGCAAACGGTTTACTGTTTCTTAGGCGACGGTGAGTGTGATGAACCAGAAGCATTAGGTGCTATTAGTTTAGCGGCACGTGAAGAATTAGATAACTTAGTGTTTATTGTTAACTGTAACTTACAGCGTCTTGATGGCCCTGTCCGTGGTAACGGTAAAATTATCCAAGAACTTGAAGGCGAATTCCGCGGCGCAGGCTGGGAAGTCGTTAAAGTGATTTGGGGTCGTTATTGGGATCCATTATTGGCCCGTGATACCAGCGGTAAGTTATTACAGTTAATGGAAGAAACCGTAGACGGTGAATACCAAAACTGTAAAGCCAAAGGCGGCGCATGGACCCGTGAGCATTTCTTTGGTAAGTACCCTGAAACGGCCGAAATGGTGGCTAACATGTCAGATGATGACATTTGGCGCTTAAACCGTGGTGGTCATGATCCGGTTAAAGTTTACGCTGCCCTTGAACATGCACAAAAAACCAAAGGCCGTCCAACGGTTATCCTAGCCAAAACGGTTAAAGGTTACGGTTTAGGTGACGCGGGTGAAGGTAAAAACATCGCTCACAACGTCAAGAAAATGGGTGTCGATTCTATCCGTCATTTCCGTGACCGTTTCAATATTCCGATCCCGGATGACAAGTTAGAAGATCTGCCTTTTTATCATCCAGGTCCAGACTCTGAAGAAGTGAAATACTTGAAGAGTCGCCGTGAAGCGTTATTAGGTTATTTACCACAACGTCGTGAAAAATTCACTGAAGAGTTAGAGATCCCTTCATTGAAGATTTTTGATTCGATTTTGAAAGGCTCAAATGGCCGTGAAATTTCATCAACTATGGCGTTTGTTCGAGTATTAACGGCGTTATTAAAAGACAAAAAAATCGGTAAGCGCATTGTGCCGATTATTCCTGATGAAGCGCGTACTTTTGGTATGGAAGGTTTATTCCGTCAAGTGGGCATTTATGCTCATGAAGGCCAAAAATATATCCCACAAGATTCTGATCAAGTTGCTTACTACCGTGAAGATAAAACCGGTCAAGTATTGCAAGAAGGGATCAATGAATTAGGCGCGATGTCATCTTGGGTTGCTGCAGCAACAAGCTACTCTGTTAACGATATGCCAACCATTCCTTTCTACATTTATTACTCAATGTTTGGTTTCCAACGCATTGGTGATATGGCGTGGGCCGCAGGCGATATGCGTGCGCGTGGATTCTTAGTGGGTGGTACTTCAGGCCGTACAACATTGAACGGCGAAGGTTTACAGCATCAAGATGGTCACAGCCACGTGTTGGCGAACACGATTCCAAACTGTATTTCTTATGATCCTACTTATGGTTATGAAATTGCGGTGGTAGTACAAGATGGTATTCGTCGTATGTATGGCGAAAATCAAGAAGATATCTACTACTACTTAACCACCATGAACGAAAACTACGTGCAGCCAGAAATGCCAGCCGGTGCTGAAGAAGGTATTGTCAAAGGTATTTATAAGCTTGAGTCTGTTGCTGGTAGTGGTAAAGGTAAAGTTCAGTTAATGGGTTGCGGTACTATTCTTGAAGAAGTTCGCAATGCAGCACAAGCATTAGCCAAAGACTTTGGTGTCAGTGTCGACGTATTCAGTGTGACCAGCTTTAACGAGTTAACCCGTGACGGTCAAGCTGCTGAGCGTTGGAACATGTTGCACCCAACCGCAGAGCCTAAGCAAGCGTATGTCAGTCAAGTGTTATCGTCAGATGCGCCTGTAATTGCGGCTACCGACTATATGAAAATATACGGCGAGCAATTACGTGCTTTTGTACCAACAGATTATAAAGTGTTGGGTACCGATGGTTTTGGTCGCAGCGACAGCCGTGCAAACTTACGTCATCACTTTGAAGTGGATGCCAAGTTTATTGTTATTGCGGCGCTGAAGTCACTTGTTGATCGTAATGAAATGCCTGTTGATGTGTTAACGAAAACCATCGCTGAATATGGCATTGATGCTGATAAGATCAACCCACAGTTAGCGTAA
- the ampE gene encoding beta-lactamase regulator AmpE, translated as MALFSLLVAILVERLKLLPSGWQFDSVMTRYQKKFWDSQSLKSAFSVAMAIVLPALLVFVISFLLDGIFFDILSLLFWVLISIICFSHQSLRGVFKQYIQAACRGDVQACYRYAGELDCSDCLDVVDEQDLGCKVGQTVAWLNYRYYGAVALYLIFLGPVGAILYCTVRFYSEYNSKNKLEMPLVDHLQMLFDWLPSRVFSFGYVLSGQFSEGLSAWRQYGLSVNIDAKTIVTNTAVAAESLPEAGDAPLSVQSTLALLALSKRNFVLLLTLVSVLTIFGVVS; from the coding sequence ATGGCGTTATTTTCATTATTAGTGGCAATTTTAGTTGAACGTTTGAAGCTGCTGCCAAGTGGTTGGCAGTTCGATAGCGTTATGACGCGTTACCAAAAAAAGTTTTGGGATAGCCAATCACTTAAATCAGCATTTAGCGTTGCGATGGCGATTGTGCTGCCGGCTTTATTGGTGTTTGTGATCAGTTTTCTACTCGATGGTATATTTTTTGATATATTGAGTTTGTTATTTTGGGTACTGATATCCATTATTTGTTTTAGTCACCAATCATTACGAGGCGTGTTTAAACAGTATATCCAGGCGGCATGTCGTGGCGACGTACAAGCTTGTTATCGTTATGCCGGCGAGTTGGATTGTAGTGACTGTTTAGACGTGGTGGATGAACAGGATTTAGGCTGTAAAGTGGGGCAAACAGTTGCTTGGCTTAATTACCGCTATTACGGTGCCGTTGCATTGTATTTGATATTTTTAGGGCCGGTAGGTGCAATATTATACTGTACTGTGCGTTTTTACAGTGAGTACAACAGTAAGAATAAGCTTGAAATGCCATTGGTCGATCATTTACAGATGTTATTTGATTGGTTGCCAAGTCGGGTGTTTAGTTTTGGCTATGTATTAAGTGGCCAGTTTAGCGAAGGCTTAAGTGCGTGGCGGCAATATGGTTTAAGTGTCAATATTGATGCAAAAACCATAGTGACCAATACAGCGGTGGCGGCTGAGTCTTTACCTGAAGCAGGGGATGCGCCACTGAGTGTGCAGTCCACATTGGCATTACTGGCATTGAGTAAACGTAATTTTGTGTTGCTGCTGACGTTGGTTTCTGTATTAACCATTTTTGGTGTTGTTAGCTAG
- the lpdA gene encoding dihydrolipoyl dehydrogenase, producing the protein MSNEIKTQVVVLGAGPAGYSAAFRAADLGLDAIIVERFSTLGGVCLNVGCIPSKALLHVAKVIEEAKAVADHGIVFGEPKIDLDKLRGFKNKVVGQLTGGLGGMSKMRKVDVVNGFGKFTGPNSLEVTAEDGTVTVVQFEQAIIAAGSRPIKLPFIPHEDPRIWDSTDALELKEVPGKLLVMGGGIIGLEMATVYASLGSEIDVVEMFDQVIPAADKDVVRVFTKQIKKKFNLILETKVTAVEAKDDGIYVTMEGKKAPAEPVRYDAVLVAIGRSPNGKSLAAEKAGVNVDERGFINVDKQLRTNVPHIYAIGDIVGQPMLAHKGVHEGHVAAEVISGLKHYFDPKVIPSIAYTDPEVAWVGLTEKEAKEQGIAYETSTFPWAASGRAIASDCSEGMTKLIFEKETHRVIGGAIVGVNGGELLGEIGLAIEMGCDAEDLALTIHAHPTLHESVGLAAEMYEGSITDLPNPKAVKKK; encoded by the coding sequence ATGAGTAACGAAATTAAAACTCAAGTAGTCGTACTAGGGGCAGGCCCAGCAGGTTATTCTGCGGCGTTTCGTGCTGCTGACTTAGGCTTAGACGCCATAATTGTTGAGCGTTTCAGTACCCTTGGTGGTGTGTGTCTGAACGTTGGCTGTATTCCTTCAAAAGCACTATTGCATGTAGCAAAAGTCATTGAAGAAGCCAAAGCGGTTGCTGATCATGGCATCGTTTTTGGTGAGCCAAAGATTGATTTAGACAAATTACGTGGCTTTAAAAATAAAGTTGTTGGACAGTTAACCGGCGGATTAGGCGGAATGTCTAAAATGCGTAAAGTTGATGTGGTTAATGGTTTTGGTAAATTTACTGGCCCTAATAGCTTAGAAGTCACTGCAGAAGATGGCACAGTGACAGTGGTTCAGTTTGAACAAGCCATTATTGCTGCCGGTTCACGTCCCATTAAATTACCGTTTATTCCCCATGAAGACCCACGTATTTGGGATTCGACTGATGCACTAGAACTGAAAGAAGTTCCAGGTAAGTTATTAGTGATGGGTGGCGGTATTATTGGTCTAGAAATGGCCACCGTATACGCTTCTTTAGGCAGTGAAATTGACGTGGTTGAAATGTTTGACCAAGTTATTCCCGCTGCAGACAAAGACGTTGTTCGTGTATTCACTAAGCAAATTAAGAAGAAGTTTAACCTTATTCTTGAAACGAAAGTGACTGCGGTTGAAGCCAAAGATGACGGTATTTACGTCACAATGGAAGGCAAGAAAGCGCCTGCAGAACCTGTACGTTATGATGCAGTATTAGTCGCCATTGGTCGTTCACCTAATGGTAAGTCTCTGGCTGCTGAAAAAGCCGGTGTTAATGTTGATGAGCGTGGCTTTATTAATGTTGATAAGCAGTTACGTACCAACGTACCGCATATTTATGCTATCGGTGATATCGTTGGCCAACCTATGTTGGCTCACAAAGGTGTGCATGAAGGTCATGTTGCCGCTGAAGTGATTTCGGGCTTGAAGCACTATTTCGATCCTAAAGTTATTCCATCAATTGCTTACACAGACCCTGAAGTTGCATGGGTCGGCCTCACTGAGAAAGAAGCGAAAGAGCAAGGCATTGCTTACGAAACGTCTACGTTCCCGTGGGCAGCAAGCGGCCGTGCAATCGCATCAGATTGCAGCGAAGGTATGACTAAGTTAATTTTCGAGAAAGAGACTCACCGGGTGATCGGTGGTGCTATTGTCGGCGTTAACGGTGGTGAATTATTAGGTGAAATTGGCCTAGCCATTGAAATGGGGTGTGATGCTGAAGATTTAGCATTAACGATCCATGCTCACCCGACATTACATGAATCAGTTGGCTTAGCGGCTGAAATGTATGAAGGTTCAATTACTGATTTACCTAACCCTAAAGCGGTTAAGAAGAAGTAA